Below is a genomic region from Erythrobacter aureus.
AGGCGGACGAGGGAGCGGCAGCAATCAGACGCGACCGGCAATGACTCGTGCAGGCAGTTCACATTGCCAGCGTAAACGCGGCCTGCCTGCATCGGCAGGACATCGAGTTTCGAGATGTCGATATGGGCGCAATCGCCCATGTCACCGATCGGCCCTTCGTACTCGCCGAGGTATCCCTGCGCAGCAGATACCGTAGAGGCGAGGATAATGCCCTCTGGAGCATCGAAACGGGCCGAAGCCCAGTCGGAGCCCATGGAGCCCTCAGAAGCGACGTGGCAGTGCTTTCCGGCCCAGGCGCTGTGTGTGCCGTGCATACCCGGCTGGGTAGAGCGATGACGGGCAGGGGATGCCCGATGCAGCGGGCGCGGCTGGTCGTTGTGCTTGCCGGGCTGGCTGGAGACGGGGAGATGCCCCTGGTGACCCGCATATGCAGGGTTCCAGTAACCGTCGATGTGGAGGCCGGGGCGACGCTGGCAGACGCCGGCCTTCACTTCGCTCTCGTCGATCATGAGATAGACGGGCAGGTCGGTGTCGATGCCATCGAGCATGGCGTCGATCGTGGGCTGCCAGCGCGACAGGTGAGCCGGAAGGCCTTCAGCCTTCAGGAACGGCTCCATGTAGACGCGTTCGCCGTGCCAGGCGGGGAATGCGGCTTCGCCGCGGGCTTCGATGATGGAACGATGCAGCATGGGGATCCTCAGAGGCCTTTGCGGGAAGAAGCAATGAAGCTGTCGGCAGTGCCAGCGAACTTGTCGTGACCATCGAGGCTGCGGACCTTCCAGAACTTGGTTCCGTCGGGCTGGGTGTAAGCGAGGCCATCGACGCGGAAGGTGACGCCTTCGCCGTCAGCGACGAGCTTGCCTGCGTGCATGTCGGCGTCGGTGAGGCAGTTGTCTGCCCACCACTGGTCGGGATCGTATGCTGGCTGGCCCATAATTTTCCTTCCTTCGAGAGAATTCAACGGAAGGAAGCCTGACATTCCTCAGTGGGAATGAGGGACCGGCTGGTCGGCATAGAAGGAATCGGCGATTGCGTATCCGAGCGCAGAGAAGGATGCGCTGACGGCTATGAGCAGAAGAGTGATGATGACCCAGTCGAGCTTGCGATCGAAGTCCATGGTCAGATGCCAGCCGCTTCGTGGCGAGGTGCGATGAGCATGTCGAGCGCTTGGTTCGAGAGAGCCTTGGCAAACTCGAGAGCATCGTAATCGGTCATGACGACCTCGACACGAGTGTCGTTGACGCCGTTCTCGAAGATGAGAATTGTTCGGCCTCGCTCGCCGTTTGGCTGGCGATCTTCGCGCATGATCGTGGCCTTGCCCGAGATATAGCTGGCATTGAAGATATCTTCAGCGGCGCCCACGGCGAAGTCGGTAAGGCCAAATCCGAGAACGATGGCATCCTTCTCGGTCATTATGACACGCTCTTGGTCGCATTCAGGGCCGGAGCCCATAATTTGGGCAACGATTTCGAAGCCCGTCGTTCCGACAGACCAACTGCCGACGTCCTTCAGGTTCTCGTGACGGCGAAGATAGTTGTGACGCATGATGCGGTTCCTTGGGAATGCGAATTGAGGGCTGGTATCAGGCCGCTTGGTCGATTGCGAGTTCGGCTGCAGCTATGCTGGCTGAGACTTCAATGTCGACAGCCTGGTTGAAGATGGCCTTGGCGAACTCCCAGAGGTCGTAGCGCGCGAAGAGGACTTCCACGTCAGCGGAAGCAACCCCGTCCTTGAAGCGGACAGCGAAGAATTTGCCGAGCGCGCGGACGGACGCGTTGCCCTTGAAGAAGGGGTGGGTCGGAAAATGCTCAAGGCGGCCATGGGCCATCTCGCTGAAGTCCCGGGCGAAGGACTGAGCTTGATAGGGCGTCATGCGCAGGCGCTCCATCTCGCATTCGGGCGCAGCACCCGTCAGCTGGATGAGGACATCGGTGTTGTTGGTCCCGACAGACCAGCCGCCGACGCTTTCCAGCTTCTCGAGGCGGCGAACAGGGTTGAGCTTCATGGTGCTATTCCTTCGGAATGGTAGGCGGGAAGTGGTTTAGGCGGGCTCGAAGGCGGCGAGGGCTTCGACCTCGTCCCAGCTGAGAATGGCGCCGGAGCGATCGCCCGGTGTCCAGGTCTTCGGCTCGCCGATGAGGACGTGATCCATGTTGCGGAACGCCACACCTTTGGTGGGCATCCAGCGCATGGGCTCGCCTTCGAACTCGGCTTCGATGAAGTCGCCAGCAAAGCCGCAGGGATGACCGCCACCGAGCATCCCGCATCCGGGGCCGCCTTCAAGGAAGAGCAGGCCCTCATCGGCTTCGATGAAATCGAGCGTGCAGTCGAAATCGCCGTCGGCAAAGCCCGCAGCGTCCATAGCGCGGGTGAACTTGTCGTTCTGGCGTGCAAGCACGTTGTCCATGGCGCGCGGCGTCTGGCCGTTGGCGATGGCCTCATCGACCATGGCCTGGGCGAGCTCGCGCACCTTGAGCGCCATCTCGGCCGAGAGAGCATCGGCCTGACCGGCCCACGGGTAGTAGGCGGATACGCCGACGACCTTGCCAGCGCGCACGAATGCTCGCCATTCGGCTGGCCATGTGCCGGGAATATCGATGGGCGTGCCAGCGCGGTGGGGATCGCGACCCTCAAGCCAACGGCTGGCCACGACCCACGGGCGGGCGAGGAAAGCGATGTCGACGGTGTCGTTGCGAACGTAGAGCTGCATCGTACGCTTGTCCTGGATGTCGATCCGGCGACGATTGCCGGTGCGCACCCAGCCGGGCCCGACTTCGAGGTCCGGCCCAAAGCGCACTTCGGGAATGAAGGTCTCGGTCACGCCGCAACCGGCCAGAGCCTTCAGATTGTCGCCGCCGCACACGCTCGAGCGGACCATCCAGCCTTCAGGGATGTCATCCATGGCGGAATGGAGACGCTCGACGAGCTCGTTCATATCGAGTTCGGGGCTGTCGCTCTTTGCGGCAGCCTTGGCCTCTTCGATTTCGGCTTCGCTGTAATCGGCCTCGATGCCCTTGCGAATGGCTTCGAGAGTGCGCGCAACGCGCGGGTCGTCCGGGTTGAGACCATAGACGCCGACAAGCGCAGCGTACTCGTCAGAGGTGAAAGAGGCGATTTCACGGGCAGGTATGGCGGCGACGCCGGCACGCGCAGCGATAGCGAGCCAGTTGCGCAGGTCCGAGGAATCGAAGCGACCAGACTGACCGGCAGCAACGGCCTCATGGTCCATCCAGGTCGCGGCTTCAGCGATCTGGGCCTGTTCGGTTTCGGCGATGCCGTTAATGGCAGCGCGCAGGCCGCCAGCCGAGCGGGCGAGCTTTGCCGCCCCGATGACGAGGGTGCGGACCGAACGATCTTCGGAGGACTGTGCGCCCATCTGGGCCATGCCGACGAGGAGTTGGCGCAGCTTTGCTCCCATGCTCTCCTGAGCAGGGGCAGCGTTGCGAGAACCGGGGATCAGCGAACGGAGACGGCGCTTGCGCATTGATAGGCTCCTGAGAGACGGAAGAGAGGACCGGCGGGTGAGAAGAGGCTCTTACTTCAAGAGGCTCTTCGTGAACTCGTCGGGGGAGAGCAGGTCGCCAAGGTGAACCGGCTCCGGGTTCACCGCATGGTCGACAGCGCACTCGACGGCGTGGCAGCGGCCGGCGAGGTCGTACATGCGATCGCGAGCATGGTCGATCTGCTTCAGGAGATGGCTGGGCGCTTTGTTGACGCCCACAGCCATGATGCGTGCGCCGAGTTTCTCGTAGCGCGCGCAAGCCCGCTGAAACGAACGGTGAAGCGTGGGCTTGAGGTGAATGAGCTTGCTCATGAATTTTCCTTCCTCGGGATGATTTCGTCAGACGGGGAAGCGCCTGTGAAATTCTTATAGAGTCCTCTGGGAGGAAGCTGCCGCGTTGAGCCGGATTTTCCGGTTAGGCGGCAGCTTTGAGCTCGGGCTCGTCGGCAGCCAGGTTGGCTGCGTTCATGCCGTAGTGGGGAGCCAGCTTGATGGCTTCTTCGCGCCCTTTGGGCGTGAACACGACCCAGGTCGTGCGCGGCTTGTAACCCTGAGGGCGGGTTACCTTCAGGTAGCCACCCTTGATGAGCTGCTTGAAGACGCGGAGCGGCGGCTGGTGGCGCCGATTGACGGGATGCTGGCCGTGGCGACGAGCAACGGTCATGAGCAGGTCGGCCTTGTCGTGATTGGGCTTGAGCATCTCAGGACCTCAGGTTCGGAGTGGGCGAGAGGCGAGCGTTGAGCTTGGCCTCGACGCGTGCAGCGACGGCGATGCAGGTCTGAAGGCCGAAGCGGGCGCGGGTGGCGCTGTTGACCAGAGCGAATTCCATGCGGACGAGGCGTCCGGTGAGCGTGGTCTTCATCGTCTTTCCTTTCGAGAACTGCAGTCGCTCTTGGATCGAGTGCATTGAGGGAAGGGCGAGGTGACCTCGCCAGCTCAGTAGCGGATGCTGGCGAGGTCGTAGGTGGGCTTGCGCAGGTCGCGGACGAGGTCCGCAGCCAGCAGCGACGTCGAGTAGGAAGTTCCGTCCACGACGCGCGAAGCACCCGAAGGGTCGACGGTGTGGATGTCTTCGCCGGGGTACCAGCGGAAGAGGTCCTGCCCGTCGTCGTCGTCGCTGAAGCGAGCCTTGTCGCCGTCCTTGTCGAGAGCACCCACGACGTGGATGTAATCCCGGTTGAGGGAGGCGAGACGGATGTACGGCGAGGTGCCGCCGTTGTTGCCGGCCGAGAAGACGAGGTGCACGCCCTGAGCGGCGATATCGGCGAACATGTCCTGCACGGATGCGGGCATGGCACCGGCCGACGAGATGATCAGGATCTTCGCATCCTGAGCAACGGCGTGGAGTGCGGCATTGTAGATTTCGCGAAGGCGAATATCGCACTCGTTGCCGCGGCACTTGCTCTCGACACGGTACGAGAGGATTTCGACGTCGTCCTGGACTTCGTTCAGGAGAGCGCCGGCGACCCAAGTGCCGTGCTTCGAGCCCCACTGGCGGCCGGAGCGGGTATCAACCGCAATTTCGCGGCCCGGGCGGGCGTCGTAGCGCGTGACGACAGCGTCGGGGTAGGAGTTCTCGACGACCACGCCGGTGTCGATGATAGCGACCTTGACGCGCTCAGCCTGAGCGTAGGCAGGGTTCGCAATGAGGATCGAAGCAACGAGAAGTGCAACGATCGTGTAGAGCTTGCTGATGATCTTCATCGTTTTTCCTTTCCAGATTTGAATTCAACCGAAACATCGGGTTCATTCATGCTGCTCTTCAGCAGACGATCTGGATTCCCTCAGGGAATTTCAGGAGGCGCAAAAAAGCCCGCCGGACATCGTCCGACGGGCTGAATGTTCAGGCTGCGAGCGCGGTTGGAGCGGAGCGGCGCGGGAGCTTGCGTTCGCCGGTGACGAGGCGATAGACGATCTCGCCGGCGGCGCTGAGGGTGATGCCGAGGCTTCCACCCGAAAACTGGCTCGAGATGTTGAGAGCCAGGCCCTCTTCGATGAGACGGGCAAAGCCCTTGGCCATCGGGTCGTTCTCCTCGTAGCGATGACGCTTATCGGCGGTCAGCGAGAGGAGAGCGATGCCAGCCTCGTAATCGAGGCCAGCCGCGAGCAGGACGTGGCTGAGGTCGTATTCGACATCTTCCATCACGGCCTGAATGGTGTTGTTGAGCGTGATTTCCTCGGCGAGCGTGGAATCGAAGTGCGCGCCGTTCTTCTCGGTGCGCGGGGCGGTGCGGTCGTGACGAGCCTTGGCTTCGCCATGGCGACGGTGGAGCGTAGCGAGGATACGGCCCGAGGTGCGCGTGTCATCGACATGGCCGAAGCGCACGAGCAGCTCTTGGA
It encodes:
- a CDS encoding S8/S53 family peptidase, which produces MKIISKLYTIVALLVASILIANPAYAQAERVKVAIIDTGVVVENSYPDAVVTRYDARPGREIAVDTRSGRQWGSKHGTWVAGALLNEVQDDVEILSYRVESKCRGNECDIRLREIYNAALHAVAQDAKILIISSAGAMPASVQDMFADIAAQGVHLVFSAGNNGGTSPYIRLASLNRDYIHVVGALDKDGDKARFSDDDDGQDLFRWYPGEDIHTVDPSGASRVVDGTSYSTSLLAADLVRDLRKPTYDLASIRY